From the genome of Impatiens glandulifera chromosome 9, dImpGla2.1, whole genome shotgun sequence, one region includes:
- the LOC124916081 gene encoding E3 ubiquitin-protein ligase SGR9, amyloplastic-like encodes MDMNGRNSLNNGNIINNDSRPIESSAPAAATRPSSSRHNSRNNNNNASYLPAIYQRSRTITTGRRRRNLLVNSMIESNAPAATATTDIVLGENFITPNNFFNMMTHEEILISPIEEEVDYEAGLNEGEIMMSVHKLRHCHSFLSEHEGEVCSICQEEFNQEEDDIYKLSCSHIYHFECIKTWLMQKNFCPICRAPAMYF; translated from the exons ATGGATATGAACGGAAGAAATTCTTTAAACAATGGTAATATTATCAACAACGATTCCAGGCCCATCGAGAGTAGTGCTCCTGCTGCTGCTACTAGACCGTCGTCATCCAGGCATAACAGccgaaataataataataatgcttcaTATCTTCCTGCCATTTATCAACGTAGTAGAACAATCACAACtggaagaaggagaaggaaCCTG CTTGTTAACTCCATGATTGAATCAAATGCCCCAGCTGCAACTGCTACTACAGATATTGTCTTAGGGGAGAATTTCATAACtcctaataatttttttaatatgatgaCTCATGAG GAAATATTGATAAGTCCAATCGAAGAAGAAGTTGACTATGAAGCTGGATTAAACGAAGGAGAGATTATGATGAGCGTTCATAAACTGAGGCATTGTCATTCTTTTTTAAGTGAACATGAAGGAGAAGTCTGCTCCATTTGTCAG GAAGAGTTTAACCAAGAAGAGGATGATATATACAAATTGAGTTGCAGTCATATTTACCATTTTGAGTGCATTAAGACATGGCTCATGCAAAAGAATTTTTGCCCAATTTGTAGAGCACCTgctatgtatttttaa